A section of the Flavobacterium sp. CG_23.5 genome encodes:
- the hutI gene encoding imidazolonepropionase, with the protein MTTLIINIKELLQVRDSSILKISGAEMAILPTIKNAYLVIQNGLISDFGSMKDLPNVNPEKCIDADGKMVLPSWCDSHTHIVYAGNREQEFVDRINGLTYEEIANRGGGILNSAKKLNETTEDEIYNQSKARLEEVIRLGTGAVEIKSGYGLTIEGELKMLRVIQKLSQNYPITIRATFLGAHAFPLEFKENHKGYIDLIINEMLPEIAKNKLADYIDAFCETGYFTVDETEQIMEAGIRFGLKPKIHVNQFNSIGGILAGVKYKALSVDHLEIMKKEDIEILKNTETMPVALPSCSYFLSIPYTPAREMIAAGLPLAIATDYNPGSTPSGNMNFVVATACIKMKMTPEEAINAATINGAYAMGISQTHGSITVGKKANLIITKPIPSYYQLPYAFGSNLIDTVIIEGEIFT; encoded by the coding sequence ATGACAACCTTAATCATCAATATCAAGGAATTACTTCAGGTTAGAGATTCTTCAATTTTAAAAATATCCGGTGCTGAAATGGCAATTCTTCCAACAATTAAAAATGCCTATTTAGTAATTCAAAATGGTCTTATTTCTGATTTTGGTTCAATGAAAGATTTACCTAATGTCAATCCAGAAAAATGCATTGACGCAGACGGAAAAATGGTTTTACCTTCCTGGTGTGACAGCCACACTCATATTGTGTATGCAGGTAATCGGGAACAGGAATTTGTAGATCGAATAAATGGATTGACTTACGAGGAAATTGCCAATCGCGGCGGTGGTATATTAAATTCAGCTAAAAAATTGAACGAAACTACCGAAGACGAGATTTACAATCAATCAAAAGCGCGATTAGAGGAAGTCATACGTCTAGGAACTGGAGCAGTAGAAATAAAATCAGGATACGGATTAACAATCGAAGGAGAATTAAAAATGCTTCGGGTGATTCAAAAATTATCTCAAAATTATCCCATAACCATCAGAGCTACATTTCTGGGCGCTCATGCTTTCCCATTAGAATTTAAAGAAAATCATAAAGGCTACATTGATTTAATCATTAATGAAATGCTTCCTGAAATTGCCAAAAACAAACTGGCTGATTACATTGATGCATTCTGTGAAACCGGTTACTTCACCGTCGATGAAACAGAACAAATCATGGAAGCTGGAATTAGATTTGGTTTAAAACCAAAAATTCATGTCAATCAGTTCAATTCAATTGGAGGAATTCTGGCAGGAGTAAAATACAAGGCGCTTTCTGTAGATCATTTAGAAATTATGAAAAAGGAAGATATAGAAATCTTAAAAAATACGGAAACAATGCCAGTGGCCCTGCCATCGTGTTCGTACTTCCTAAGCATTCCTTACACGCCTGCACGAGAAATGATTGCTGCAGGACTTCCATTGGCCATCGCAACCGATTATAACCCGGGATCTACGCCGTCGGGAAATATGAATTTTGTTGTGGCAACTGCTTGCATAAAAATGAAAATGACTCCCGAAGAAGCCATAAATGCTGCCACAATAAATGGCGCTTATGCGATGGGAATTTCACAAACACATGGAAGCATAACAGTGGGAAAAAAAGCAAATCTAATCATCACTAAACCTATACCCTCTTATTATCAATTGCCGTATGCTTTTGGAAGTAATCTAATCGATACTGTAATCATAGAAGGTGAAATTTTTACATAA
- a CDS encoding glutaminyl-peptide cyclotransferase has protein sequence MKNYNFLSIILLGITLASCSDTKKGENSIFTIDNSTFKAQYQPQESLKLGILNPNEKAVDSIIYYVNDKKITSKKGLEKLTFELKDQKLGYQNIKALVYFGGENSEATARIELVSNVQPKLLKYKIVNTHPHDIASFTEGLEFYKDTLYESTGLNGKSFFRKYNYKTGKVYKQVNLDSKYFGEGITFINDKMYQLTWQEKTGFIYDAKTLKLEKTFAYDKDIEGWGMTNDGKYIYQTDKTEKIWKMDPNTQKMIDYINVYSGDSKVKAVNELEWINGKIYTNVWQKDAIAVVNPNNGAVEGILDMSGLRKLVNVTPEDYLNGIAYNPKTKTIFITGKNWNKMFEITVSE, from the coding sequence ATGAAAAATTATAACTTCCTATCTATCATTTTATTAGGAATTACGCTAGCAAGTTGCAGCGATACAAAAAAAGGAGAAAATTCTATATTTACCATCGATAATAGTACTTTCAAGGCACAATATCAGCCTCAAGAGTCGTTGAAGTTGGGGATTTTAAACCCAAATGAGAAGGCCGTAGACAGTATTATTTACTATGTAAATGATAAAAAAATCACATCAAAAAAAGGCCTTGAAAAATTGACTTTTGAATTAAAAGACCAAAAATTAGGGTACCAAAACATAAAAGCCTTAGTTTATTTTGGTGGAGAAAATTCTGAAGCAACAGCTAGAATCGAATTAGTTTCAAATGTTCAGCCTAAATTATTGAAGTACAAAATTGTAAATACACATCCGCACGATATAGCCAGCTTTACCGAAGGATTAGAATTTTACAAAGACACTTTATACGAAAGCACAGGATTAAACGGGAAATCATTTTTCAGAAAATACAATTATAAAACGGGTAAAGTATATAAACAAGTTAATCTCGATTCTAAATATTTTGGGGAAGGAATCACTTTTATAAACGACAAAATGTATCAACTAACGTGGCAAGAAAAAACAGGTTTCATCTATGATGCAAAAACATTAAAACTAGAAAAAACATTTGCTTACGATAAAGATATTGAAGGTTGGGGAATGACAAATGATGGTAAATACATTTATCAAACTGATAAAACTGAGAAAATTTGGAAAATGGATCCGAATACTCAAAAAATGATTGACTACATCAATGTGTACTCCGGAGATTCTAAAGTAAAAGCCGTGAATGAATTAGAATGGATTAACGGTAAGATTTACACTAATGTTTGGCAAAAAGATGCGATTGCAGTTGTGAATCCTAACAATGGTGCAGTCGAAGGAATTCTTGACATGTCAGGCTTGAGAAAATTAGTCAATGTAACTCCTGAAGATTATTTAAACGGAATTGCTTATAACCCAAAAACCAAAACCATTTTTATTACTGGTAAAAACTGGAATAAAATGTTTGAAATCACCGTTTCGGAATAA
- a CDS encoding SDR family oxidoreductase, protein MSKVVLITGGSSGIGKSIGEFLHHIGFVVYGTSRNPERVLNSVFPLVALDVRDTDSIHAAVAKIISISGKLDIVINNAGVGITGALEEIPMHEIKNNFETNFFGPIEVMKAVLPQMRAQKSGLIINVTSIAGYMGLPYRSIYSASKGALEIITEALRMEVKSFGIQITNVAPGDFATNIASGRFHAPLIKGSAYEIPYGNTLKMMDEHVDSGSNPNEMAEAVYKIIQTTEPDIHYKVGAFMQKFSIVLKRILPDKVYEKMLMNHYKL, encoded by the coding sequence ATGAGTAAAGTAGTTCTAATTACAGGAGGTTCATCGGGAATAGGGAAATCCATTGGTGAATTTTTGCATCACATAGGCTTTGTTGTTTATGGTACTAGCCGAAATCCGGAACGGGTATTAAATTCGGTTTTTCCTTTAGTAGCTTTAGATGTTCGTGATACAGATTCAATTCATGCGGCTGTAGCTAAAATAATTTCGATTTCAGGAAAACTGGATATTGTTATTAACAATGCAGGAGTTGGAATTACCGGAGCATTGGAAGAAATTCCAATGCACGAAATCAAAAATAATTTTGAGACCAATTTCTTTGGACCAATTGAAGTGATGAAAGCAGTGTTGCCACAAATGCGTGCGCAAAAATCAGGATTAATTATTAATGTTACTTCTATTGCCGGATATATGGGTTTACCGTATCGAAGTATTTATTCGGCTTCAAAAGGAGCTCTTGAAATAATTACAGAAGCTTTGCGAATGGAAGTAAAGTCATTTGGGATCCAAATTACTAATGTTGCACCGGGAGATTTTGCCACCAATATTGCTTCGGGACGTTTTCACGCTCCTTTAATTAAAGGTTCTGCTTATGAAATTCCTTATGGCAATACCCTAAAAATGATGGATGAACATGTAGATAGTGGCAGTAATCCAAATGAAATGGCCGAAGCGGTGTATAAGATTATTCAAACTACCGAACCAGACATTCATTATAAAGTAGGGGCGTTTATGCAAAAGTTCTCGATTGTCTTGAAAAGAATCTTGCCTGACAAAGTGTACGAAAAAATGCTAATGAATCATTATAAGTTGTAA
- a CDS encoding MFS transporter: MNTEQTKSNNSALYTLITVFFFWGFIGSSNGVFIPFCKAKFGLDQFQSQLIDFAFYGAYYIGALLLFIFSSLAKKDILNGWGFKKGIINGLLISTFGAILMILAVSQGSYLFILGALFIVALGFSLQQTSAQPFAASLGEPHTASNRLNLAGGINSLGTTIGPIVVSFALFGVISGVSIEEFAQKENSLDSMRVLYVFVGGLFLMAAALFYFSKKLPSGKSDSTFEPASKAMKTLIAITVILVAIFAYIFSRYEDPEFITRFIDNKEKDYLGLGLTVATLLIVVIGLLFANTTAQKNPEGWGAMKYPQLVLGMLALFTYVGVEVTIGSNLGSLLETDAFGKIVGPALAPYMSMYWGSLMIGRWAGAISVFNPSSQLKKILLIVVPYVAFGVVLAANAISGQDVTPLYGYAFIILFQIAGFFLGKDHPSRTLMIFGLMGMAAMLIGLFTTGTTAIYAFMSGGLFLSIMWPSIFSLAIAGLGKYTSQGSAFLVMMILGGGIIPPLQGKISDIIGIHDSYFIPVLCFAFIAFYGWKVIAILEKQGIANEVEVGGAH; this comes from the coding sequence ATGAATACAGAACAAACGAAGTCGAATAATTCGGCGCTTTATACACTGATAACCGTATTTTTCTTTTGGGGATTTATTGGATCATCAAACGGAGTTTTCATTCCATTTTGTAAGGCTAAATTTGGTTTAGACCAATTTCAAAGTCAACTTATCGATTTTGCTTTTTATGGAGCCTATTATATTGGAGCTTTATTATTATTTATTTTCAGCAGTTTAGCCAAAAAAGATATTCTAAATGGTTGGGGCTTCAAAAAAGGAATTATCAACGGTTTATTAATCAGTACTTTTGGAGCAATTTTAATGATTTTGGCCGTATCTCAAGGTAGTTACTTATTCATTTTAGGTGCATTATTCATCGTTGCCTTAGGTTTTTCTTTGCAACAAACCTCTGCACAGCCATTCGCAGCTTCTTTAGGAGAACCACATACTGCATCAAATAGACTGAATCTTGCTGGTGGAATCAATTCACTTGGAACTACAATAGGACCAATAGTTGTTTCATTTGCGTTATTCGGAGTTATTTCTGGGGTCAGCATTGAAGAATTTGCTCAAAAAGAAAATTCTTTAGACTCCATGAGAGTATTATATGTATTTGTAGGAGGTTTATTTTTAATGGCTGCAGCTTTATTCTATTTTTCAAAAAAATTACCTTCTGGGAAAAGTGATTCTACATTTGAACCTGCCAGCAAAGCAATGAAAACGCTAATAGCAATTACAGTAATTTTAGTAGCAATATTTGCTTACATATTCTCTCGTTATGAAGATCCTGAGTTTATTACTCGTTTTATAGATAATAAAGAAAAGGATTATTTGGGTTTAGGATTAACTGTTGCAACATTATTAATTGTTGTTATCGGGTTACTATTCGCTAATACTACGGCACAAAAAAATCCTGAAGGATGGGGAGCAATGAAATATCCTCAATTAGTTTTGGGAATGTTAGCGCTGTTTACGTATGTAGGAGTTGAAGTAACCATTGGTAGTAATCTTGGTTCATTGTTAGAAACCGATGCTTTTGGTAAAATTGTGGGTCCTGCATTAGCACCTTATATGTCAATGTACTGGGGAAGTTTAATGATTGGTCGTTGGGCAGGTGCAATTTCTGTTTTCAACCCATCATCACAGCTAAAGAAAATTTTACTTATCGTGGTCCCTTACGTAGCTTTTGGAGTAGTTTTAGCCGCTAATGCGATTTCTGGACAAGATGTAACGCCATTATACGGGTACGCATTCATAATCTTATTTCAAATTGCAGGTTTCTTTTTAGGAAAAGATCATCCATCAAGAACATTAATGATTTTCGGTTTAATGGGAATGGCAGCAATGCTTATTGGTTTGTTCACTACTGGAACAACTGCTATTTATGCCTTTATGAGTGGCGGATTGTTTTTAAGTATCATGTGGCCGTCAATTTTCTCTTTGGCAATCGCTGGTTTAGGAAAATATACTTCTCAAGGTTCAGCATTTTTAGTAATGATGATTTTGGGTGGTGGAATTATCCCACCATTACAAGGAAAAATATCTGATATCATTGGAATTCACGATTCTTATTTTATTCCAGTTTTATGTTTTGCCTTTATAGCATTCTACGGATGGAAAGTGATTGCAATATTAGAAAAACAAGGAATTGCAAATGAAGTAGAAGTTGGTGGAGCTCACTAA
- the fsa gene encoding fructose-6-phosphate aldolase — MKFFIDTANLAQIKEAQALGVLDGVTTNPTLMAKEGITGKNSILKHYVDICNLVDGDVSAEVNALDYDGMIKEGEELADLHDQIVVKLPMTKEGVMAAKYFSDKGIKTNVTLVFSAGQALLAAKAGATYVSPFIGRLDDVSTDGLALIEEIRLIYDNYGYETQILAASVRHTMHIVNCAKIGADVMTGPLSAIYGLLKHPLTDIGLAQFVADFEKGNK, encoded by the coding sequence ATGAAATTTTTTATTGACACGGCTAATTTAGCTCAAATTAAGGAAGCACAGGCATTAGGCGTTTTGGATGGAGTGACTACAAATCCAACATTGATGGCAAAAGAAGGAATTACTGGTAAAAACAGTATTTTGAAGCATTATGTAGATATTTGTAATCTTGTTGATGGTGATGTAAGTGCTGAAGTGAATGCTTTGGATTACGACGGAATGATTAAAGAGGGAGAAGAATTAGCTGATTTGCACGATCAAATCGTGGTAAAATTGCCTATGACTAAAGAAGGTGTTATGGCTGCTAAATATTTCTCGGATAAAGGAATAAAAACAAATGTGACTTTAGTATTCTCGGCTGGACAGGCTTTATTGGCTGCAAAAGCGGGAGCTACTTATGTTTCTCCGTTTATTGGTCGTTTGGATGATGTTTCTACTGATGGATTAGCTTTGATTGAAGAAATCAGATTGATTTATGATAACTACGGGTATGAAACTCAAATTCTTGCGGCTTCAGTTCGTCACACGATGCACATTGTAAATTGTGCTAAGATTGGTGCTGATGTTATGACTGGACCACTTTCTGCAATTTACGGTTTATTGAAACACCCATTGACAGATATTGGATTGGCTCAGTTTGTTGCTGATTTCGAAAAAGGTAATAAATAG
- a CDS encoding beta-N-acetylhexosaminidase, which translates to MKYIQILLLIAFVSNAQMKKEQLDLMPWPQNINLTEGTFALTKNFKVNITGNPNPRIFLGTTNFLRRLDARTGLFLEQAYVTKNNEVPTAELQINCIQNGKVGLNEDESYKIDIQSNKIMITANTDLGALHALETLLQMLQNTSTSYYFPTATITDSPRFIWRGLMIDAARHFQPIDVIKRNLDAMASVKMNVFHWHLADDQGWRVEIKKYPKLTELASDGYYYTQEEIKSIVKYADQRGILVVPEIDVPGHASALLSVFPEIGSKTSDEITYTVGRRSGIYTPTLDPTNPKTYQVLSDIFDEVSPLFPGSYFHIGGDENQGKEWDANPKIQEFKKKNKLATNHELQSYFTMKLIPMLKKHHKELMGWEEIMTKDMSKDAIIHSWKGVNEGESSGSSLINAAKNGFKTVLSNGFYIDLMLSVDSHYLNDPIPKNTILTPEEKDRILGGEATMWSELVTPLNIDSRIWPRTAAIAERLWSNENINDLSSLHKRLKNISFRLEELGIMHLKSKDAILRNICNNQETKSLEDFSNVCEPLKVYKRNGGGKKYFMFSPLTLFADACTADASDAYDFNIAVNNYLENKNTENQTLVTNFLKKWITMNSDLIKLSANAPLIQPILPLSKNLSDISEQLLSVLENKKTVNPDILNGLLEQFTSRSPADVEVAVYASLKKLK; encoded by the coding sequence ATGAAATATATTCAAATCCTATTATTGATTGCTTTTGTATCGAATGCGCAAATGAAAAAAGAACAGTTAGATTTAATGCCTTGGCCTCAAAATATAAATTTGACAGAAGGCACTTTTGCTTTAACTAAAAATTTTAAAGTAAATATTACGGGTAATCCAAATCCTCGAATTTTTCTAGGAACAACAAATTTTTTACGAAGATTAGATGCAAGGACAGGTTTATTTCTGGAACAGGCTTATGTAACCAAAAACAATGAAGTTCCTACGGCAGAATTACAAATAAATTGTATTCAAAATGGAAAAGTAGGATTAAATGAAGATGAAAGTTATAAAATTGACATTCAGTCTAATAAAATAATGATTACTGCCAATACTGATTTGGGAGCTTTACATGCTTTGGAGACGTTATTGCAAATGTTGCAAAATACCAGCACTTCTTATTATTTCCCAACCGCTACCATCACAGATTCGCCACGATTTATCTGGAGAGGATTGATGATTGATGCAGCTAGACATTTTCAACCAATAGACGTTATCAAAAGAAATCTTGACGCAATGGCTTCGGTAAAAATGAATGTTTTTCATTGGCATTTAGCAGACGATCAAGGTTGGAGAGTCGAAATTAAAAAGTACCCAAAACTAACTGAATTAGCTTCGGATGGATATTATTATACTCAAGAAGAAATTAAATCAATTGTAAAATATGCGGATCAAAGAGGAATTCTTGTTGTGCCGGAAATCGATGTACCAGGTCATGCCTCGGCATTGCTTAGTGTTTTTCCTGAAATTGGAAGTAAAACAAGTGATGAGATTACATACACAGTTGGAAGAAGGTCGGGGATTTACACGCCAACATTAGATCCGACAAACCCAAAAACATATCAAGTGTTAAGTGATATTTTTGACGAGGTTAGCCCGCTTTTCCCCGGGAGCTATTTTCACATTGGAGGTGATGAAAATCAAGGTAAAGAGTGGGATGCAAATCCTAAAATACAAGAATTTAAGAAGAAAAATAAATTGGCTACGAATCATGAATTGCAATCCTATTTCACGATGAAATTGATTCCCATGTTAAAAAAGCATCATAAAGAATTAATGGGATGGGAAGAGATCATGACAAAAGATATGTCAAAAGATGCGATAATTCATTCTTGGAAAGGAGTGAATGAAGGTGAATCTTCTGGCAGTTCATTGATTAATGCGGCAAAAAATGGTTTTAAGACCGTTTTATCAAATGGATTTTATATTGATTTGATGCTTAGTGTAGATAGTCACTATTTAAATGATCCAATTCCTAAAAATACAATTCTTACTCCAGAGGAAAAGGACAGGATATTAGGAGGAGAAGCAACTATGTGGAGTGAACTGGTAACTCCATTGAATATAGATTCCAGAATCTGGCCTAGGACTGCAGCTATAGCCGAAAGATTATGGAGTAATGAGAATATAAATGATTTGAGCAGTTTACATAAAAGATTGAAAAACATATCCTTCAGATTGGAAGAACTTGGAATCATGCATTTGAAAAGTAAAGATGCAATTTTAAGAAACATTTGTAATAATCAAGAAACAAAGTCATTGGAAGATTTTTCTAATGTTTGTGAACCATTGAAGGTTTATAAGCGAAATGGAGGAGGAAAAAAATACTTTATGTTTTCTCCATTAACTTTATTTGCTGATGCCTGTACGGCAGATGCTTCGGATGCGTATGATTTTAATATAGCGGTCAACAACTATTTAGAAAATAAAAATACAGAAAATCAAACTTTAGTAACTAACTTTCTTAAAAAATGGATTACTATGAATTCAGATTTAATTAAAT
- the nagB gene encoding glucosamine-6-phosphate deaminase, whose amino-acid sequence MSALEIKADISYKSAGKFEETRFEKIHNEIFKNSTEASIVVAQEIAELIKSKQKKDKPCVLGLATGSSPIKVYEELVRMHKEEGLSFRNVITFNLDEYFPMTKKNNQSYHYFMHQHLFNHIDIKLENINIPDGTVLIDELNKYCIDYELKIKNAGGIDFQLLGIGRTGHVGFNEPGSHINSGTRIITLDHITIVDASSDFNGIDNVPKRAITMGVSTILQSKRIVLMAWGQNKADIIKRTIQGGVSSEVPATFLQNQTNVTFVLDQSAASELTRFKTPWLVGECIWTQELKSKAIVWLSQNTSQSILKLTDRDYNNNGMSDLLAQEGSAYDLNINMFNVLQHTITGWPGGKPNTDDSNRPERANPAKKRVILFSPHPDDDVISMGGTFSKLIKQGHDVHVVYQTSGNIAVTDDEALKFAEVCNDFVGDDNSKINFVAVIDFLNNKSENEIDSVEVRKLKGLIRRWESYAATRYIGLKEANIHFLDMPFYETGQIKKNPISSEDIAIVAAIIEKIKPQQVFAAGDLADPHGTHEVCLNAIFAAMKQLKSKAYMKDCWLWLYRGAWLEWEIHEIDMAVPLSPDEVLLKRHAILYHQSQKDRVMFQGNDSREFWVRAEDRNKHTAKLYDDLGLAEYEAIEAFKRFEY is encoded by the coding sequence ATGAGTGCTCTAGAAATTAAAGCAGACATTAGTTATAAAAGTGCAGGTAAATTTGAAGAAACAAGATTTGAAAAAATTCATAATGAAATTTTCAAAAACTCGACAGAAGCTTCGATAGTTGTTGCACAAGAAATTGCTGAATTAATAAAATCGAAACAAAAGAAAGATAAACCGTGCGTTTTAGGATTAGCAACTGGTTCGTCTCCCATAAAAGTGTATGAAGAATTAGTGCGTATGCATAAAGAGGAAGGGCTTAGTTTTCGAAATGTAATCACCTTCAATTTGGATGAATATTTTCCAATGACAAAAAAGAATAATCAGAGCTATCATTATTTTATGCATCAACATCTCTTTAATCATATTGACATTAAACTAGAAAACATCAATATTCCTGATGGAACCGTTTTGATTGATGAACTAAATAAATATTGTATTGATTATGAACTAAAAATAAAAAATGCTGGCGGGATTGATTTTCAATTATTGGGAATCGGGCGAACTGGTCACGTTGGATTTAATGAGCCAGGTTCTCATATTAATTCAGGTACCCGAATCATTACTTTGGATCATATTACAATAGTAGATGCTTCATCTGACTTTAATGGTATTGATAATGTTCCTAAAAGAGCAATTACTATGGGCGTTTCTACAATCTTGCAATCCAAAAGAATTGTTTTGATGGCTTGGGGCCAAAATAAGGCGGATATTATAAAAAGAACAATTCAGGGAGGTGTAAGCTCTGAGGTTCCGGCTACTTTTTTGCAAAATCAGACCAATGTCACGTTCGTTTTAGACCAATCAGCAGCATCAGAGTTAACGAGGTTTAAAACACCGTGGTTGGTTGGAGAATGCATTTGGACACAAGAATTAAAAAGCAAAGCCATTGTTTGGCTAAGCCAAAATACAAGTCAGTCGATATTGAAATTAACGGATAGAGATTACAATAATAATGGAATGTCTGATCTTTTGGCACAAGAAGGTTCTGCTTACGATTTGAATATTAACATGTTCAATGTGCTGCAACATACCATTACTGGATGGCCAGGTGGAAAACCCAATACAGATGATTCTAATAGACCGGAGAGAGCTAATCCGGCTAAAAAAAGAGTTATTCTTTTTAGTCCACATCCAGATGACGATGTGATTTCTATGGGCGGAACTTTTTCGAAATTAATAAAACAAGGACATGATGTTCACGTGGTGTATCAAACCTCAGGAAACATTGCCGTAACTGATGACGAGGCACTAAAATTTGCTGAAGTTTGTAACGATTTCGTCGGCGATGATAATAGTAAAATTAATTTCGTGGCGGTTATTGATTTCTTAAATAACAAATCAGAAAATGAAATTGATTCTGTTGAAGTCCGTAAATTGAAAGGATTGATAAGAAGATGGGAATCCTATGCTGCAACCAGATATATTGGTTTAAAAGAGGCGAATATTCATTTTCTGGATATGCCTTTTTATGAAACAGGACAAATTAAGAAAAACCCAATAAGTTCGGAGGACATAGCAATTGTTGCTGCAATTATAGAAAAAATAAAACCACAGCAGGTTTTTGCAGCGGGTGATTTAGCTGATCCACACGGAACTCATGAAGTATGTCTCAATGCCATATTCGCAGCGATGAAACAATTAAAATCGAAAGCGTACATGAAAGATTGTTGGTTATGGCTGTATCGAGGGGCTTGGCTGGAATGGGAAATTCACGAAATTGACATGGCTGTACCATTAAGTCCGGATGAAGTATTATTGAAAAGACATGCGATTTTGTATCATCAGTCTCAAAAAGACAGAGTGATGTTTCAAGGAAATGATTCGAGAGAATTTTGGGTAAGGGCAGAGGACCGAAACAAGCACACTGCTAAACTATATGATGATTTAGGATTAGCAGAATATGAGGCTATTGAGGCTTTTAAACGTTTTGAATATTAA